One genomic window of Nakamurella panacisegetis includes the following:
- a CDS encoding TetR/AcrR family transcriptional regulator, with amino-acid sequence MTTPVRRRGRPGHDVASVLAASVEVFNERGYDGTSMEDLSARLGIGKSSIYHHVESKEELLRLALDQALTGLEEAAEEIKSSDGPAVERLELLLRRSISVLVDRLPFVTLLLRVRGNSDVERQALARRRRIDHLVTDLVKEAVGDGALRSDLDPAVVARLLFGTVNSLTEWLKPTSKQTAADLGDVVCGVVFDGLRTAT; translated from the coding sequence ATGACCACACCAGTTCGCCGGCGCGGCCGGCCCGGACACGATGTGGCCTCGGTTCTGGCCGCCTCGGTCGAGGTGTTCAACGAGCGCGGCTACGACGGCACCAGCATGGAGGACCTCTCAGCCCGCCTCGGCATCGGCAAATCCTCGATCTACCACCACGTCGAGAGCAAGGAGGAACTGCTCCGCCTGGCGCTCGACCAGGCCCTCACCGGCCTGGAGGAGGCTGCCGAAGAGATCAAGTCCTCCGACGGACCGGCGGTCGAGCGTCTGGAACTGTTGCTGCGGCGCAGCATCTCCGTGCTGGTCGACCGGTTGCCGTTCGTGACGTTGTTGCTCCGGGTCCGCGGCAACAGTGATGTCGAACGGCAGGCGCTGGCCCGCCGACGCCGGATCGACCACCTGGTCACCGACCTGGTCAAGGAGGCGGTCGGCGACGGTGCACTGCGATCGGATCTGGATCCGGCGGTGGTCGCCCGCCTGCTGTTCGGCACGGTCAACTCGCTGACCGAATGGCTCAAACCGACCAGCAAGCAGACGGCGGCCGACCTGGGTGATGTGGTCTGCGGGGTCGTTTTCGACGGTCTGCGGACTGCTACGTGA
- a CDS encoding enoyl-CoA hydratase/isomerase family protein, whose translation MVVTLNRPAARNAIDQAMIGELHAVCDRLEAGPRPLIIIGSGGVFAGGADIAQLRDRRRGEALLGINSRLFDRIAKLPQPTVAAVAGPALGGGAELAYACDIRLAAPTARFGNPEPGLGILAAAGASWRLSELVGRSVAKQVLLGGSTLDAERALRVGLVADIVQEADLLGAAHALVDRMLRAVPLALRLTKLVLDAPGPHPVADDLAQAILFETEEKHERMTQFLERSRK comes from the coding sequence ATGGTCGTGACGCTGAATCGTCCGGCGGCCCGCAATGCGATCGACCAAGCCATGATCGGCGAACTGCACGCCGTCTGTGACCGGTTGGAAGCCGGACCCCGCCCGCTGATCATCATCGGGTCGGGCGGCGTCTTCGCCGGCGGGGCCGACATCGCCCAGCTACGCGACCGCCGCCGCGGGGAAGCGTTGCTGGGCATCAACAGTCGGCTGTTCGATCGCATCGCGAAACTGCCGCAGCCCACCGTGGCCGCGGTCGCCGGGCCCGCCCTGGGCGGGGGCGCCGAACTGGCCTATGCCTGTGACATCCGGTTGGCCGCGCCGACCGCCCGATTCGGCAACCCGGAGCCCGGGCTCGGCATTCTGGCCGCGGCCGGGGCCAGCTGGCGCCTGTCGGAACTCGTCGGCCGCTCGGTGGCCAAGCAGGTGCTGCTGGGCGGGTCGACCCTGGACGCGGAGCGAGCGCTGCGGGTGGGCCTGGTGGCGGACATCGTCCAGGAGGCCGACCTTCTCGGTGCCGCGCACGCCCTGGTCGACCGGATGCTCCGGGCCGTTCCGCTGGCCCTGCGGCTGACCAAACTGGTCCTCGATGCGCCAGGGCCGCACCCGGTGGCCGATGACCTGGCCCAGGCCATCCTGTTCGAGACCGAGGAGAAACACGAACGCATGACCCAATTCCTGGAACGGAGCCGGAAGTGA
- a CDS encoding 3-hydroxyacyl-CoA dehydrogenase family protein, giving the protein MTSPRNGVIAVIGGGRMGAGIAQVFAGVGYDVVVAEGDPAAAAAARDRIRASLERASAKGALTEPVPDVLDRLTVVPAIGELPADACLLVEAVPENPELKRDVLIRAAAVVGENCVLASNTSSLSITELGAGLPNPGRFIGMHFFNPVPASTLVEVVVGDRTDPRVAERATDWVGQLGKQSIVVRDSPGFATSRLGVLLGLEAIRMLEEGVADAASIDRAMELGYRHPMGPLRSTDLVGLDVRLAIADHLAATLGDRFRAPQLLRDKVARGELGRKSGQGFFTWP; this is encoded by the coding sequence GTGACGTCCCCCCGGAATGGCGTGATCGCGGTCATCGGTGGCGGACGGATGGGCGCCGGGATCGCCCAGGTGTTCGCCGGTGTCGGCTATGACGTGGTGGTCGCGGAGGGCGACCCGGCCGCCGCCGCCGCGGCCCGCGACCGGATCCGCGCGTCGCTGGAGCGCGCTTCGGCCAAGGGAGCGCTGACCGAACCGGTACCGGATGTGCTGGATCGGCTCACCGTGGTCCCGGCGATCGGCGAGTTGCCGGCCGATGCGTGCCTGCTGGTCGAGGCGGTGCCCGAGAACCCCGAACTGAAGCGGGACGTGCTGATCCGGGCGGCGGCCGTCGTGGGTGAGAACTGTGTCCTGGCCAGCAATACCAGTTCGCTGTCGATCACCGAGCTCGGTGCCGGTCTGCCGAACCCGGGCCGATTCATCGGGATGCACTTCTTCAACCCGGTCCCGGCCTCCACTCTGGTCGAGGTCGTGGTCGGTGACCGGACGGATCCACGTGTCGCCGAGCGGGCGACCGACTGGGTGGGGCAACTGGGCAAGCAGAGCATCGTCGTCCGGGACAGTCCGGGATTCGCCACCAGCCGACTCGGTGTCCTGCTGGGTCTGGAGGCGATCCGCATGCTCGAGGAGGGGGTCGCCGACGCGGCGTCCATCGATCGGGCCATGGAGTTGGGCTACCGGCACCCGATGGGACCGCTGCGGTCCACCGACCTGGTCGGCCTTGACGTCCGGCTGGCCATCGCCGACCACCTGGCCGCCACCCTGGGGGATCGCTTCCGGGCGCCGCAACTGTTGCGGGACAAGGTGGCTCGGGGGGAACTGGGCCGGAAATCGGGGCAAGGGTTTTTCACCTGGCCGTGA
- the paaZ gene encoding phenylacetic acid degradation bifunctional protein PaaZ — protein MTVLSSYVRGNWHTPDGDGAAVYDAVTGDEIARLSTAGIDMAAVLDYGRQVGGPALRALTFHQRAALLKALASYLREHREELYALSARTGATKGDSMFDVDGGFGVLFSYASKGRRELPSGTVLLDGPTEPLGKGGTFLGQHIWTPLRGVAVQINAFNFPVWGPLEKFAPAFLAGVPSVVKPASPTAYVTHRLVELIVASGLLPAGSIQLITGRAGDLLDHLTEQDLVGFTGSASTARKLRTHPAIVAAGVRFTGEADSLNCSILGPDAVPGTPEFDLFVKSLTTEMTVKAGQKCTAIRRAIVPESLLDAVGEAASARLAKVVVGNPADPSVRMGALAGLEQREDVRRSLKALLDVSTVVFGDPDHVDVVGADTDRGAFMSPILLRATSDRAEPHEVEAFGPISTLIGYSSLEDAIALAARGKGSLVGSLITHDPAVAREVVLGLAPWHGRLLVLDRDDAGESTGHGSPLPALVHGGPGRAGGGEEMGGLRGVQHHMQRTAVQASPDMLTAVTGRWTTGAHRIQTGTHPFRKSLAQLQIGDTVVAGPRTVTIEDIDHFADFTGDTFYAHTDEQAAAANPFFDGRVAHGYLVVSFAAGLFVDPAPGPVLANYGLDNLRFLTPTYPGDELTVTLTAKAITPRDGDYGEVRWDADLTKQDGTSVAKYDVLTMVAKQWPLPTEPEGTTP, from the coding sequence GTGACAGTGCTGTCCAGCTACGTACGAGGCAACTGGCACACCCCGGACGGTGACGGCGCTGCCGTGTACGACGCGGTGACCGGCGACGAGATCGCCCGCCTGTCCACCGCCGGTATCGACATGGCCGCGGTCCTTGACTACGGACGGCAGGTCGGCGGCCCAGCCTTGCGGGCGTTGACCTTCCACCAACGGGCGGCGTTGCTCAAGGCGCTCGCGTCCTATCTCCGTGAGCACCGGGAGGAGCTCTACGCCCTCTCCGCGCGCACCGGGGCGACCAAGGGCGATTCCATGTTCGACGTCGACGGCGGGTTCGGGGTCCTGTTCAGCTACGCCAGCAAGGGACGGCGCGAACTGCCAAGCGGCACGGTCCTGCTGGACGGCCCGACCGAGCCCCTGGGCAAGGGCGGAACCTTTCTGGGTCAACACATCTGGACCCCGCTGCGTGGCGTCGCGGTGCAGATCAACGCGTTCAACTTCCCGGTCTGGGGGCCGCTGGAGAAATTCGCCCCCGCTTTCCTGGCCGGGGTTCCGAGCGTCGTCAAGCCGGCCAGCCCGACCGCGTACGTCACGCACCGCCTGGTGGAGCTGATCGTCGCGTCCGGCCTGCTCCCGGCCGGGTCGATCCAGTTGATCACCGGCAGGGCCGGCGATCTGCTGGATCACCTGACCGAGCAGGACCTGGTCGGTTTCACCGGCTCGGCCAGCACGGCCCGGAAGCTGCGGACCCATCCGGCCATCGTCGCCGCGGGTGTGCGGTTCACCGGCGAGGCCGACTCGCTCAACTGCTCCATCCTCGGCCCCGACGCAGTTCCCGGCACGCCGGAGTTCGACCTGTTCGTCAAGTCCCTGACCACCGAGATGACGGTCAAGGCGGGCCAGAAATGCACCGCGATCCGGCGGGCGATCGTTCCCGAGTCCTTGCTCGACGCGGTCGGGGAGGCGGCCTCGGCCCGGCTGGCCAAGGTGGTTGTCGGGAACCCGGCGGACCCGTCGGTCCGGATGGGTGCCCTGGCCGGTCTCGAGCAGCGGGAGGACGTCCGCCGGTCCCTCAAGGCGCTGCTGGACGTCTCGACTGTTGTCTTCGGGGATCCCGACCATGTCGACGTGGTCGGCGCGGACACCGACCGCGGGGCCTTCATGTCCCCGATCCTGTTGCGGGCCACCAGCGATCGGGCCGAGCCGCACGAGGTCGAGGCGTTCGGCCCGATCAGCACCCTGATCGGATACTCCTCGCTCGAGGACGCGATCGCCCTGGCCGCCCGGGGCAAGGGCAGCCTGGTCGGGTCGCTGATCACGCACGATCCGGCGGTCGCCCGGGAGGTGGTGCTCGGTCTCGCGCCATGGCACGGACGGCTGCTGGTGCTGGATCGGGACGACGCCGGCGAGTCGACCGGGCACGGGTCGCCGCTGCCGGCCCTGGTGCACGGCGGGCCCGGTCGGGCCGGTGGCGGCGAGGAAATGGGCGGACTGCGCGGCGTCCAGCACCACATGCAACGCACCGCCGTCCAGGCGTCCCCGGACATGCTGACGGCGGTCACCGGTCGCTGGACCACCGGGGCCCACCGCATCCAGACCGGTACCCATCCGTTCCGGAAGTCGTTGGCGCAGCTGCAGATCGGCGACACCGTGGTGGCCGGCCCGCGCACCGTCACCATCGAGGACATCGACCACTTCGCCGATTTCACCGGCGACACGTTCTACGCCCACACCGACGAGCAGGCCGCCGCGGCCAACCCGTTCTTCGACGGCCGGGTCGCCCACGGCTATCTGGTTGTCTCGTTCGCGGCCGGGCTGTTCGTCGATCCGGCGCCGGGACCCGTCCTGGCCAACTACGGACTGGACAATCTGCGCTTCCTGACCCCCACCTATCCCGGCGACGAACTCACCGTCACCCTGACCGCCAAGGCCATCACGCCGCGCGACGGTGACTACGGGGAGGTGCGGTGGGATGCCGATCTGACCAAGCAGGACGGCACGTCGGTCGCCAAGTACGACGTGTTGACCATGGTCGCCAAACAGTGGCCGTTGCCCACCGAGCCGGAAGGGACCACACCGTGA
- the paaA gene encoding 1,2-phenylacetyl-CoA epoxidase subunit PaaA has product MTVISDQTQPDELQSHFDETIARERRIEPRDWMPEAYRKTMIRQIAQHAHSEIIGMQPEGNWITRAPSLRRKAVLLAKVQDEAGHGMYLYSAAETLGADRADLTDRLVHGRQKYSSIFNYPTLSYADVGVIGWLVDGAAICNQVPLCRSSYGPYGRAMVRICKEESFHQRQGYELLMTMMRGTDSQRDMVQQAVDRFWWPALMMFGPPDDESPNTEQSMAWGVKRHTNDELRQRFVDMSVPQAEKLGVTFPDPDLRWNAERGHYDFGTPDWDEFWAVVKGNGPCNAQRVAHRKSAHDEGAWVREAALAHAAKSAGRR; this is encoded by the coding sequence GTGACCGTGATCAGCGATCAGACGCAGCCCGACGAGCTGCAGTCGCACTTCGACGAGACGATTGCCCGCGAACGACGGATCGAGCCGCGGGACTGGATGCCCGAGGCATACCGCAAGACGATGATCCGGCAGATCGCGCAGCACGCGCACTCCGAGATCATCGGCATGCAACCCGAGGGCAACTGGATCACCCGGGCGCCGTCGCTGCGGCGAAAAGCAGTGCTGCTGGCCAAGGTCCAGGACGAGGCCGGCCACGGGATGTACCTGTACTCGGCGGCCGAGACGCTCGGCGCCGATCGCGCCGACCTCACGGATCGGCTGGTGCACGGGCGCCAGAAGTACTCCTCGATCTTCAACTACCCGACGCTGTCCTACGCCGACGTCGGCGTGATCGGCTGGCTGGTCGACGGAGCCGCCATCTGCAACCAGGTCCCGTTGTGCCGCAGCAGCTACGGGCCCTACGGCCGGGCCATGGTGCGGATCTGCAAAGAGGAGTCCTTCCACCAGCGGCAGGGTTACGAGCTCCTGATGACGATGATGCGGGGGACCGACTCCCAGCGGGACATGGTGCAGCAGGCGGTCGATCGTTTCTGGTGGCCGGCCCTGATGATGTTCGGCCCACCGGACGACGAATCGCCCAACACGGAGCAGTCGATGGCCTGGGGCGTCAAACGCCACACCAACGACGAGCTGCGGCAGCGGTTCGTCGACATGTCGGTCCCGCAGGCCGAGAAGCTCGGCGTCACTTTCCCGGATCCGGACCTCCGCTGGAACGCCGAGCGAGGTCATTACGACTTCGGTACCCCGGACTGGGACGAGTTCTGGGCCGTGGTGAAGGGGAACGGCCCGTGCAATGCGCAGCGGGTGGCTCATCGCAAGTCGGCCCATGACGAAGGCGCGTGGGTCAGGGAAGCGGCGCTCGCCCACGCCGCGAAGTCGGCGGGTCGGCGATGA
- the paaB gene encoding 1,2-phenylacetyl-CoA epoxidase subunit PaaB, with translation MKTDWPLYEVFLRGKRGLNHVHVGSLHAADPQMALHHARDLYTRRNEGVSIWVVPAAEITASSPDEKDPFFAPSGDKVYRHPTFYEIPDDVPHM, from the coding sequence ATGAAGACCGACTGGCCCCTGTACGAGGTGTTCCTCCGCGGCAAGCGGGGCCTGAACCATGTGCATGTCGGGTCGCTCCATGCGGCGGACCCGCAGATGGCCCTGCATCACGCGCGTGACCTGTACACCAGGCGCAACGAGGGGGTCAGCATCTGGGTCGTCCCCGCGGCCGAGATCACGGCCAGCAGTCCGGACGAGAAGGACCCGTTCTTCGCTCCGTCCGGCGACAAGGTCTACCGACACCCGACGTTCTACGAGATTCCCGACGACGTCCCCCATATGTGA
- the paaC gene encoding 1,2-phenylacetyl-CoA epoxidase subunit PaaC, translated as MSDSLEDDFAAHALSEETEDHRWAFGTGFTDALQGVDTTVPADVDGQALATYCLMLGDDALILSHRLQQWMTRAPELEEETAIGNIALDLLGQARMLLARAGKADGTDRDEDRFAFWRAEREFRNVRLVERADADFAEMVARLLVFSTWRLAQFEALRTSRDPVLAAIAAKGVKELTYHRDYAARWVVRLGDGTAESHRRMQAGFEAIWPLVDELFRPHPVETSLPAVAVDAAGLRDGVDVILDTVLATATLDRPDARPLAGVRGQYGRDGLHTEAFGYILAELQSVARAHPDATW; from the coding sequence ATGAGTGACTCACTCGAAGACGACTTCGCCGCCCACGCGCTGAGCGAGGAGACCGAGGACCACCGCTGGGCCTTCGGAACCGGGTTCACCGACGCCCTCCAAGGCGTCGACACCACGGTTCCGGCCGATGTCGACGGGCAGGCCCTGGCCACCTACTGCCTGATGCTGGGGGACGACGCGCTCATCCTGAGCCACCGCCTGCAGCAGTGGATGACCCGCGCGCCGGAGCTGGAGGAAGAGACGGCGATCGGCAACATCGCCCTCGACCTCCTCGGTCAGGCCCGGATGCTGCTGGCCCGCGCCGGCAAGGCCGACGGAACCGATCGGGACGAGGACCGGTTCGCGTTCTGGCGGGCCGAGCGGGAGTTCCGCAACGTCCGTCTGGTGGAACGGGCCGACGCCGACTTCGCCGAGATGGTCGCCCGCCTGCTGGTCTTCTCGACCTGGCGGCTGGCCCAGTTCGAGGCGCTGCGGACCTCCCGGGATCCGGTCCTGGCGGCCATCGCCGCCAAGGGCGTGAAAGAGCTGACGTATCACCGGGACTACGCCGCCCGCTGGGTGGTCCGGCTCGGTGACGGCACGGCGGAGTCCCATCGGCGGATGCAGGCCGGGTTCGAGGCGATCTGGCCGCTGGTCGACGAATTGTTCCGTCCGCACCCGGTGGAGACCTCGCTGCCGGCCGTCGCGGTCGACGCCGCCGGCCTGCGTGACGGCGTCGATGTCATCCTCGACACCGTCCTGGCCACCGCCACGCTGGATCGGCCGGACGCGCGCCCGCTGGCCGGCGTCCGCGGTCAGTACGGACGGGACGGCCTGCACACCGAGGCGTTCGGGTACATCCTGGCCGAGTTGCAGAGCGTCGCCCGAGCCCACCCGGACGCGACATGGTGA
- the paaD gene encoding 1,2-phenylacetyl-CoA epoxidase subunit PaaD, which translates to MVITTTNPNSVRRERAWAVAARVPDPELPMVTLADLGILRDVRVDAAGVTVTITPTYSGCPAMREISHDLQLRLAQAGFDDIKIRTELSPPWSSDWITPDGRAKLSAAGIAPPNAAGSRPGGPIPLTLAPIARDVACPRCGSRRTEETSAFSATACKALYRCRDCAEPFEYVKEI; encoded by the coding sequence ATGGTGATCACCACGACGAATCCGAATTCGGTGCGGCGCGAGCGGGCCTGGGCGGTCGCGGCGCGGGTGCCCGATCCCGAGCTGCCCATGGTGACGCTGGCCGATCTGGGCATCCTGCGTGACGTGCGGGTCGACGCGGCCGGCGTCACCGTCACGATCACGCCCACCTACTCCGGTTGCCCGGCCATGCGGGAGATCAGCCACGACCTCCAGCTCCGCCTGGCGCAGGCCGGCTTCGACGACATCAAGATCCGGACCGAGTTGTCGCCGCCGTGGAGTAGCGACTGGATCACCCCGGACGGGCGGGCCAAGCTGTCGGCGGCCGGCATCGCCCCGCCCAATGCTGCCGGAAGCCGTCCGGGGGGCCCGATTCCGCTGACCCTGGCGCCCATCGCCCGTGATGTCGCGTGTCCTCGGTGCGGTTCGCGCCGGACCGAGGAAACCTCGGCCTTCAGCGCCACCGCGTGCAAGGCGCTGTACCGGTGCCGCGATTGCGCGGAGCCGTTCGAATACGTCAAGGAAATCTGA
- the paaE gene encoding 1,2-phenylacetyl-CoA epoxidase subunit PaaE, which produces MARNDFHSLRVADIEPLTDDSAAVRFEIPDDLVDAFRFAPGQSLTLRRGEERRSYSICAPAGRSPRIGVREVAGGLFSGWLIHQVRPGDVIEVQRPAGSFSPDLEVPGRHVLIAAGSGITPMLSIAASVLAAHPESTVTLIYGNRRSDSVMFADEVADLKDAFPSRMHLVHVLSREPQEVELFSGRLDADRLRRLLPATVDVEGVDHFWLCGPFGMVTDAIEVLTAFGVPGDRIHRELFYVGDEPPVETRHEDAPAGPGAEVTVILDGRSTIATVPPNVTVLDGAQKVRPDLPFACKGGVCGTCRALVTHGEVHMRRNFALEKAEVDAGYVLTCQALPVSDAVTVDFDS; this is translated from the coding sequence ATGGCCCGTAACGACTTTCATTCCCTGCGGGTGGCCGACATCGAGCCCTTGACCGACGATTCGGCCGCGGTCAGGTTCGAGATCCCGGACGACCTGGTCGACGCTTTCCGCTTCGCCCCCGGCCAGTCGCTGACGCTGCGGCGAGGCGAGGAGCGTCGGTCGTACTCGATCTGCGCCCCGGCCGGGAGATCGCCCCGCATCGGGGTCCGGGAAGTGGCCGGCGGCCTGTTCTCCGGATGGCTGATCCACCAGGTCCGGCCGGGAGACGTCATCGAGGTGCAGCGTCCGGCCGGGAGCTTCAGCCCTGACCTGGAGGTCCCCGGCCGTCACGTCCTGATCGCCGCCGGATCGGGGATCACCCCGATGCTCTCGATCGCCGCCTCGGTGCTGGCCGCTCACCCCGAGTCAACGGTCACGCTGATCTACGGCAACCGGCGCAGCGACTCGGTGATGTTCGCCGACGAGGTCGCCGACCTCAAGGATGCCTTCCCATCCCGGATGCACCTGGTCCACGTGCTGTCGCGCGAGCCGCAGGAGGTGGAACTGTTCTCGGGCCGGCTCGATGCCGACCGTCTCCGACGGTTGCTGCCGGCCACCGTCGACGTCGAGGGCGTCGATCACTTTTGGCTGTGTGGGCCGTTCGGGATGGTGACCGACGCCATCGAGGTGCTCACCGCATTCGGCGTTCCCGGTGACCGCATCCACCGCGAGCTGTTCTACGTCGGCGACGAACCGCCGGTCGAGACCCGCCATGAGGACGCGCCGGCCGGGCCCGGCGCGGAGGTGACCGTGATCCTCGACGGCCGCAGCACCATTGCCACCGTCCCCCCGAACGTCACGGTGCTGGACGGAGCGCAGAAGGTTCGCCCCGATCTGCCCTTCGCCTGCAAGGGCGGAGTGTGCGGAACGTGCCGAGCGTTGGTGACGCACGGCGAGGTGCACATGCGCCGGAACTTCGCGCTGGAGAAGGCGGAGGTCGACGCCGGTTACGTCCTGACCTGCCAGGCCCTTCCGGTGTCCGATGCGGTGACCGTGGACTTCGATTCCTGA
- a CDS encoding MarR family winged helix-turn-helix transcriptional regulator, translating into MTGDTSVGAPSWAGEPADIDRPAGADQAAEIADSIITMMRIYGSIKARIASAADPETTALFPLVRLVKEGPRRAKELAESMNADPSTVSRQVATLVRTGMVERKADPDDGRASILVPTELGVCRVQEHFVNRGQMIEPMIADWPAEDRSNFLRLLRRYTQSLEDHRDEVLTSMNRSHHLHAAASAGTPPRPQASIERSN; encoded by the coding sequence ATGACGGGTGACACCTCCGTGGGCGCGCCGTCCTGGGCCGGCGAGCCGGCCGACATCGACCGACCGGCGGGTGCCGATCAGGCCGCCGAGATCGCCGATTCGATCATCACGATGATGCGCATCTACGGAAGTATCAAGGCGCGGATCGCCTCGGCCGCCGATCCCGAGACGACCGCCCTGTTCCCCCTGGTGCGGCTGGTCAAGGAGGGCCCGCGCCGGGCCAAGGAACTCGCCGAATCGATGAACGCCGACCCCTCCACGGTCTCCCGTCAAGTGGCGACCCTGGTCCGGACGGGCATGGTCGAGCGCAAGGCCGACCCGGACGACGGTCGGGCGTCGATCCTGGTGCCGACCGAGCTCGGCGTCTGTCGCGTTCAGGAGCACTTCGTGAATCGGGGCCAGATGATCGAGCCGATGATCGCCGACTGGCCGGCCGAGGACCGGAGCAACTTCTTGCGGCTGCTCCGGCGCTACACGCAAAGTCTCGAGGACCACCGAGACGAGGTCCTGACCAGCATGAACAGATCGCATCACCTGCACGCCGCCGCCTCTGCAGGGACTCCACCACGACCGCAAGCCAGCATCGAGAGGTCCAACTGA
- a CDS encoding MDR family MFS transporter produces the protein MATTESTAATAAPPSPAGLTHKQIMTILVGLLLGMLLAALDQTIVSTAIRTIGDDLHGLNIQAWVTTAYLITSTVTTPLYGKLSDIYGRRPLFLTAITLFIIGSAASSFATSMPMLAAFRAFQGLGAGGLFSMAFAVLADIVSPRERAKYQGYFLAVFGTSSVIGPLVGGFFAGATSILGIAGWRWVFLVNVPIGFVALVVVWKVLHIPHVRRDHRIDWWGALALVVGIVPILIVAEQGSEWGWGSGRILGLIAVAVVGIIAFILIELRMKDEALIPMRLFKQATFSLGLGVNVLVGVGMFGAISMLPLYLQLVKGATPTGSGLLLLPLMVGLMAGSIVSGQLTSRTGKYKIFPVIGTAILTVAFVLLLTIKVQTGFFQLDVYFLLIGLGLGLCMQTLLIAVQNAVPARDIGVATSSATFFRQLGGTLGVGIFLSLLFNTLGDNTAKALKVSVTEPSFLQAAGKAAAKAGQNVEAYLGSLGQQLKIDSSFLSKIDQVVAHPYQVGFVNSTHVVYVCGAICMLVAFALVIMIKQTPLRTMSALQETQMEQASMAAETLPASEQQVTAPMGVAAERTEEAAAAREEAREHAPAHSPEAGGEHVAVADLVAGSDIRPDGTAAAPDHGKHEV, from the coding sequence ATGGCCACCACCGAATCAACGGCCGCCACCGCGGCTCCACCGAGTCCGGCCGGGCTCACCCACAAGCAGATCATGACCATCCTGGTCGGTCTGCTGCTGGGCATGCTGCTCGCCGCGCTCGACCAGACGATCGTCTCCACCGCTATCCGCACCATCGGTGACGACCTGCACGGCCTGAACATCCAGGCCTGGGTCACCACCGCCTACCTGATCACCTCGACCGTGACGACGCCGCTCTACGGCAAGCTGTCGGACATCTACGGACGCCGGCCGCTGTTCCTGACGGCCATCACCCTGTTCATCATCGGATCCGCCGCCAGTTCGTTCGCCACGTCGATGCCGATGCTGGCCGCGTTCCGCGCCTTCCAGGGTCTGGGCGCCGGCGGTCTGTTCTCCATGGCCTTCGCGGTGCTGGCCGACATCGTCTCGCCGCGGGAACGGGCCAAGTACCAGGGCTACTTCCTGGCCGTCTTCGGCACCTCGTCGGTGATCGGCCCGTTGGTCGGCGGATTCTTCGCCGGAGCGACCAGCATCCTGGGGATCGCCGGCTGGCGCTGGGTCTTCCTGGTCAACGTCCCGATCGGCTTCGTGGCCCTCGTCGTGGTGTGGAAGGTGCTGCACATCCCGCACGTTCGCCGTGACCACCGGATCGACTGGTGGGGTGCACTGGCCCTGGTCGTCGGCATCGTCCCGATCCTGATCGTGGCCGAACAGGGCAGCGAATGGGGTTGGGGGTCCGGTCGCATCCTGGGCCTGATCGCCGTCGCGGTCGTCGGCATCATCGCGTTCATCCTGATCGAACTCCGGATGAAGGACGAGGCGTTGATCCCGATGCGCCTGTTCAAGCAGGCGACGTTCAGCCTCGGCCTGGGCGTCAACGTCCTGGTCGGCGTCGGTATGTTCGGCGCGATCTCCATGCTGCCGCTGTACCTGCAGCTGGTGAAGGGGGCCACCCCCACCGGGTCCGGCCTGCTGCTGTTGCCGCTGATGGTGGGTCTGATGGCCGGCTCCATCGTGTCCGGTCAGCTCACCTCCCGCACCGGCAAGTACAAGATCTTCCCGGTGATCGGCACCGCCATCCTGACCGTCGCCTTCGTCCTGCTGCTGACCATCAAGGTGCAGACCGGGTTCTTCCAGCTCGACGTGTACTTCCTGTTGATCGGCCTCGGCCTCGGGCTGTGCATGCAAACCCTGCTGATCGCCGTCCAGAACGCGGTCCCGGCCCGGGACATCGGGGTGGCCACCTCCTCGGCCACGTTCTTCCGCCAGCTCGGCGGCACGCTCGGTGTGGGAATCTTCCTGTCGCTGCTGTTCAACACCCTCGGTGACAACACGGCGAAGGCGCTGAAGGTCTCCGTCACGGAGCCGTCATTTCTGCAGGCGGCCGGCAAGGCTGCGGCGAAGGCCGGTCAGAACGTGGAGGCCTACCTCGGTTCCCTCGGACAGCAGCTCAAGATCGATTCATCGTTCCTGTCCAAGATCGACCAGGTGGTCGCTCACCCGTACCAGGTCGGGTTCGTCAACTCCACGCACGTCGTCTACGTGTGCGGCGCGATCTGCATGCTGGTGGCCTTCGCGCTGGTGATCATGATCAAGCAGACCCCGCTGCGCACCATGTCGGCGCTGCAGGAGACGCAGATGGAACAGGCCAGCATGGCCGCCGAGACCCTGCCGGCCTCGGAGCAGCAGGTCACCGCGCCGATGGGTGTTGCCGCCGAACGCACCGAAGAGGCCGCGGCGGCTCGCGAAGAGGCCCGAGAGCATGCGCCGGCCCATTCACCTGAGGCCGGCGGCGAGCACGTCGCGGTGGCCGACCTGGTCGCCGGGTCCGATATCCGGCCCGACGGGACGGCGGCCGCTCCGGACCACGGCAAGCACGAAGTCTGA